Below is a window of Propionispora hippei DSM 15287 DNA.
TGCATTACTGTCTGCACTTCCGCCAGGCTCAAGCCCTCCCGGGGATCAGCCAGACTCAGTGTAGTCTCTTTGCCGGTTTCGGTACGAAATACCATTTCCAAAGTCGTAGCCATTGCCCTCCCTCCTTTCGTTTAGTTTTGTTGGAATCAGCCAGTCTTACTGGCTGATCAGCCGGGCATCATCCTGCCTGCTGATACTGGCTACCGGATGCTGCTGCAAAGCGGCCAAAGCCTGACCGACGGCATGTACATCGGCATCGGCGGCGTCCGGCTTCAGATTGCTGTACGAACGCACTTTATAGGCAGTCTGTCCACTTGTGTTCGTGCCGCTCTCCACTTTGATCTGCAGGCGGCTGGTTTGCGGTACTTTGGTTATTGCCATATTTTCACCCCCTCTCACTGCCATACATTCCTTCATAAGCCCTTTTTAAACGGGCTAAGCCGCGGCGGCGCAAATTATGCACCGCCTGAGCCGTTATGCCCAGTTCCCGGGCCACCGCCGTAAGCTGTCTGCCTTCCAGCAGGGTAGCGGCAATGACCTGGCGCTGCCGCTCCGGCAATCCGGCCAGCCAGCCGGCCAAAACTCCGGCAAACAAGCTGTCCTCCACTTCGGCCGACACATTGGCAGGACCGGGCAGCC
It encodes the following:
- a CDS encoding DUF2922 domain-containing protein, with amino-acid sequence MATTLEMVFRTETGKETTLSLADPREGLSLAEVQTVMQDIVVRDIFTTKNGDFAEAVEARIRTSDTVTLS
- a CDS encoding DUF1659 domain-containing protein; the protein is MAITKVPQTSRLQIKVESGTNTSGQTAYKVRSYSNLKPDAADADVHAVGQALAALQQHPVASISRQDDARLISQ